The genomic stretch CCTGCTATCGTTCTACATTATGCAATGAAATGCTACTGTGTTGATATAATTAGGActaaattgtattattttaaaggATGGAAAATGCAGTGGTAAATGAGGCATAAAACCAGATTCTTCTGCAAGGTCTTGCCAAGAGGCACAGCAAACACATATATCGAATGCATGAGTTTAATTTGTATCTGCGGATATGTTCCTTCAGGGTACATAGCTACCCGTGGCTTGCCTGTTATTCTTGAATTTCTTTTGTGGCAAAAGTCTGACGCATTCACGTACACGATGTTTACAAACAgccagggggtggggtgggggtggacggAGCACGCAAGGTTAAAAGTCTGCACAAGTGTTACTGGGTGTGTGCAGTTGCCATGGAGACGTGTTGTGTAGCACAGAGGCCAAGTGGCTGAGAGACAGACCCTCTGGGAGTTTAAAGCTAAGCACAGCAGGAAATGAGAAGGCAGGCCGTCAGCTCTGCTTCGCGTGCTTTGGTTCTTCATGTGCGTTTAGGAGTTTATTCAAAGCGACTTGCTCACGTGTAAAACATTGAAACGTAGCTACGTCAACATACCTTGGCGTGTGACTCTCTGAAACGTGTCTTTTACAACAAAAGAAGTTCTTGATCAGAAGCAGGGGTGTAGTAGGGTTAGGGATGCCCCCGGAGATTCAGGGGACCCAGCACTTTATGTAAAATgcttaaatctttttttttttcggtagAAACCcactttaaaatggaaaaaatggCCTTTTAAGTATCATGGAGTTATTGCAGGCATTAGCAATTCTAGCGCATGCTACGGGTTAGCAGGATGCTCATGGTTTTGGGACTGACGGTCTCTCTATCTCACACCCGCGCAGATGCAGGTTTGGGACACTGCCGGCCAGGAGCGCTTCCGCACCATAACTCAGAGTTACTACCGCAGTGCCCACGGCGCCCTGATCACCTACGACCTGACACGCCGTGCCACTTTCGAGTCTGTCCCCCAGTGGATCCATGAGGTGGAGCAGTACGGGGCTGCCAGTGTGCTGCTCGTCCTCATCGGTAggttgggggtgtgggggaggtGGTGTCATGGCGAAGTCCCCTAAGACTCCAAGGATAGGGGTCACCTAAATTAACGCTATAACTGTTGGGGTGATATGTAGCTTAGCGAGTTAGGAATGTGTACCAGTGTCCagatggttgtgggttcagaTCTCATGGCTGGTAGGGTAATAATATCATCATTGGAGCCAGGACCAATACCCTTATGTACTCCAGGAGAACTATGTACTCCctggtttcaaactttgcatatATTGGACAAAAGTATCTGCTCAATGAATAAATCTAATACAATGTGTAGATCAGGGGATCTGGTCTGGCCGGAGTAAAGTGGGTTTAAATCCCGGCCTGAGCTGCCCTAGAGGTGATGGGTTTTAGATCAAATTAGTAGCACTTCTAGATATGATCTGTTTTGATTCAGAGCAGTGAGGCATCACTGTCTTACCCTCTTCATGAGGCTTCATTATAACCTCCGCCACACCTCCAGGGAACAAGTCAGACCTGGAGTCCCAGCGGCAGGTTCTGTTCGAGGACGCCTGCACGCTGGCAGAGGAGCGGGGCATGCTGGCGGCCCTGGAGACGTCGGCCAAGGAGTCGCACAACATCGAGGAGGCCTTTCTGCTGATGGCGCGAGAGCTGATGGCGCGCAACGGCATGATGGTCCAGCAGCAATCGCCGCAACAGCAGTCTCACATCCTGCTGCGTGCCAACTCAAGGCCCATCGAAGGCCCATCTCCAGCGGAGAGGAAGGCCTGTAACTGCTGAGGGCTGGCTGGGGAGGCTCTTAGGCCCACTCACGCTCATCCGACTCGGCTGTCGCAGTGATGGAGAATCCCCTCAACATGGCTGGTCCTAgttggagaggggggggggtgggacaacAAAATATACTATGAATAAGCGTGTTATTTAATTTACCGTATGGTCAATTTGTCTTTTTTGAACAAGCTGACAGGATCACAGATGCATGAATGTGAAACAGAGATAGATGCCAAAATCTAAACTCATTATAAAGAAGCCAGATGCCTTTAAGTTGGTGGTGGTTGAGGGTCAGAGTTCTGCCGGTTTTTGATTAGTGTTTTATACAGATAATACCAAGTAAGGTCATTCTCAGCAGAGTTAACATGCAGGGGCGGGCTTAGGGCacctctgctctgctctgctcgTCCCGTTCAAACGCTGCattgttttgttctaagcctcAAGTGCTGCAAGCAGGGAAAAGGCTTCAGAATGAGGAGGGCAGCACCTGTTCAGGATATTTTATGGGTCACTTCGAGTTTCACTTCAATAAAAAAAGACACATACTGCAATTCAGTTTCTGTCTGTCTGGACCGGCATCATGGAACCTGTTACATTTAGCATGGGaattttggtttcatttttgTACGTCCTGTACTTACTTTTCATTTAAGTAGTGAAATATTGCCCGTATAATATACCCCAATATAAAGAGAAACCATCCCCAATATATTAAAGCATGAAGGTAGGAAGAGCTGATACTCACTGTGAAGGATTTAGCAGGCGTCTGTGGTACTCAGATGTCCTGTAGTGAAACCGCTTTAAAATGATTATAGCTTAGTGAGGTAATCTGTGAAGAAACCTGCATTTTCACCTTGCAAAGAGGATGAACGCAATTCTATGTATTTCACCACCTTGGATGTAGTCAGTAATATTGAGGGCAATAAGGGGCAGTAGGGTTAAGGTAATAAATCCTAAATGGACGATGAACAAACATTGGTTCTATTGTGTACATGTTTCTGTTTGCCGTCAGTTCTGCTGAACCACTTCCAGACCTGGTCAATAAACCCAGGCTGATTTTGTCCCATCGACCTGCAGGGTGTTGGCAGGATTAGGATAAATCACCTTTTAAACTGAAAGCACGAAAGGTAAAGAATAAATAGCACAtgacatttttcaaacaggttcttttttttttttataaaaccgTTTGGAGGGGTAAAAATCCAACCATAAACATTAAAAGGTGAGCATTCCATCAGTGAAACACAGCTTTGTAAAAAGTACATCAGGCACGCAAAACAGCTGGTAGTTTTATGGTACCTCAACACTTATAAAAGCTCTAGTAATAAAACGAGATGTAAAATGTTAATTAAAACACAAATTATCCTGATGTAGAACGCAAATGGACTTCTTTTACACCGAAAACATGGTGATCTGTGTGTGTCCCCTGTATCTAAACAATTCCTCATCTATGGTCTCCGTTTTGAAGACCTTTTATTTTATACACACGCTTGGCTGAGGTGACTATCAGGATGCTTCAGATTGAAGCCTCCATCCAATGATGGAATGTTAATGCCCAGGGCAGGCTTCCCTGGAGGCGACAGGTCACCACTAGGGGTCGCCACTGCGGAGGCCCTATTCCAATTGACAGCCTTCCTGCTTGAAGATGAGCTCCACGGCTTCTTGGACGTCCTGAACCACAAAGGAAGGATCTGCCAGGCTGGGGTCGAAGCGGAAGtcacggtggccatggaagacGCGCTCTGTGACAGCCTGCAGCGGGTCGGGCGGGAGATCCTGCTGCTCACGGCTGTAGACGCCGGTGCACACCAAGATGGAGCGACAGCTTTCCGGAAGGTGCTGTCCTCCTTGCGAGCCCCCTAGCTTGGCCCCGCCCACCACGCTGCCCTTAACTTTAGCTTTTGTCTGGGCTTCACGCGACTCCTGCAGGAAGCGGTTGTACAGGTTAGCTCCGTAGATGTCTGCCATTGGATTGTCACTGGAAGAAAGAAGTGGAAACACATCACAATCAGgcatggtgggggagggggggctggaggTGGCTGAACACCTGCCCGTTTTGCGCAAACTATTTAATATGAACTTATGCATGAGCATTAAAATGTACCAAGTGCCCTTTTTTAACCTTTGATCACCTCTCGCTCAAGAAGTCTCTACAGAACACTGATCTCTACAATCTTTCATAGCTTGGGAAACATTTCAACAGTAATTGCAATTCAGGGAAAGAACCTCTCTCAGGTGCATACATACAGAGTTTCTGAGACTGCAGGGGGCCCAAGCCCCTCCCGTTTCTACAGAATATACCAATGGACCCCAAGGTAACATTTTTCCAGGGGGCCCAGAATTCATTACTACGACCCTGCTTATACCAGCACCTTAGTGTTGATAACCACTATGCTACTGGTGACATCATACTTTAGATATGATGCATGTCTTTTTTCAAGAATGTTTGGAAGAGGGATGTCCTGCCAGTGGCGTACCCTATGGCATAGAGCCGTTCCACGGGTTCTGTCCAGCCCAGCTTCTCAGCCTCCTGCCGAATCAGTAGCTCCGCATAGTTGTATGTGACCAGACTAGGTTTGCCAATAAGGGCCTCATACTTCAGCTCACACCCTGTGATCTTCTTGTAGATGTTCTCCAGGCACACCAAGAACATGCCGTGACCAAACCTGAGAGAAGAAGGGGAGAGAGGGGAGGAGAAAATCATGAGAATGATGCTGGATGCTGTTGGTCACATCGGTGTGCAAAGGAGATCACAGAAACATCACAGAAACGCTAAGGGCGTGACCTGGGGTTCCTGGCTTCGGCCATCCACAGGAGGTCCATGTTGCAGGCCAGTATCGGGATGTGAGGGTACTGCAGTGATCCCACAGTGTTCCCCGGCTTCCCGTGGGTCAGGAGAACATCCACAATCAGCTGCAGGTTGGTCTCCCATCGGATTGGCTCCCCAAAAAGGATCACAGCTAGCAAGGTCGAATCAAATGAGCAGGAGAAGTAATTAACAAGCAAAACTTCAAAGATATCAACAATTATGCCAATGCAAGATGGTTATGATTAACGGGAGAAGTGTCACCTTCAATGGGAGGTAGGTCTTTAGATGGAGGTATCTgtaaaacaggacaaaatttaCTCTGTAGATCAAGGGATTCAagtgaatttatttttatataacgcCTTTCACAACTGATTCGCCCAAGGTgttttacatgggtgtgttacTTCAACATTATTAGGGATCACCAGTATAATGGCTACcataaataaatccaacaagagAATACATGAAATCTGAGACCTTAAACTGTGGCTGTGTAAGTATCAAATTCCTTAGCAACACCCGGTATCTTGATCATTTTCCATAACTGGACTTACTGCGCCCTTCGGTCTGCGATTGTGGTCAACCATATCCAGGAGAGGGTAGGCTTCCCTCAACATATCCACAGTCACCACGTTTTGGAAGCCCATACTGTGAGGTTCCAGGGGTTAAGGGCAAACTGGCTACACACCACATCCACAATGTGCACAAACAAACAGACCCCAAGAAAGATTTGGATGAATATAAACGACCCTGAAAACACTACATGGTCCCTGAGCACAAGTGCTCAGCTGAGACCGGAAACAATGCAGGAAGGGATACTTTTGGGCCACTTCCACGATTGGGCCCTGTCCCGATACCAGCACGTGCATGCTGTGGTACTTATTGAAGATCCGTAAGGGACTGTGAGAGAGTATCACCTGGTCCGGAGACACCTGTGTGGGAGGGGATTATGAACAACAGGTCAAAGAGGCTCTATTCTGCGTACTGAGGCCATTAGGCGCTTTCACACCAAAGTTCAGGGAACCTGCTTCCTGTTTAAGTCCCTGGGCTAACTTGGAACTTCTGTAGATCCTGGCCACTTTTGTATGTCGCTTTCACACCACACAAGCAGGGGGAGACACAAAAAGCTCGTAGGTTAAAAGAACGGAGGATAAATAAGCCATTTTATTGGGGGGACTGATCGTGATCTAAACAGgacacagccttttatttatacGACCTGTGACAAGTTTATAATTCGTATCAAATCTGGCCGGCAAatcgatctttcattttccacagaataaaaacgaTGTAACGTTATCCCGCTAATAAGTGCTGGAGAGCTTCACCACCGCCATTACCCATATTACACAAAAGCCTGTCGGGTATCAGTAAAATTTTCTGATACAGAAACATAGACGCAAGTTAAAAATGCATCTCTTTTCCCTATTGCGTAAATTCCAAGTTAGTGCCAGTGCTTGTTGTCAATCAGTCAGCAAGTTCAATGCAGTAAGAACCTCCCCAGTAGTTCAAGTTTGAAGGAAAAGTACCTAGTTTGGAATAAGGACTAAAAAACGGTTCCAGAACAGGAACTACAATCGGACCAAATTCCCGGAGAagggtctggctgcagaacactgagCAACCTCCAATCAGGAGGACCTTCATTGTGGAGCCAGACTCCTTCAAAGGCGTTCTAGGAAGGCATCCTTTTTTTGTTGGTTGTGAAGGATCTACCTAATGGATCCATTGCAGGCCAACATATCCTAAGATTCATTGCGTGAACCTTTGAAGGATGAAGCATAGAAAGGCTACATAGACCGCCTCCTCTGAAtaatgcagcccctgaattcagaTACAGCCTGTGTTCCCATTAAAATTATGAAGACGGATATGTCTCATAACATCTTAAGCTACATAAAGGTGAGAATTGAAATAGCTCATTTAAAATAGACTATTAAACTACATTCCTGTAGATTCTCTTCCTGTAGAAGAGACGCAGTGGAGATCTGCCTAGTAGAGGTCGCCCAGTATTCTGCATCCAGATCCACTTGTTGGGACGGTTTCGGAAATAGGTTCTGGTTCCTGGAAAAAAGTTCTTACGGTGTGAAAGCGCCTATTATGACACACAGACGTTCTCCTCTAATGTCCGAAGAACAGAAACATATTCCTCAGTGTAAATCATGACATTTAAATCCAGTCCCAACCGGTCATCCCATTTCACTGCCCCTTGCTCCTCACCTCAACTTCCAACATGTGGGACAGCTGTTCAGCCTTGGCCTGCCGCATGCAGTTCCCGGCATTAGTCACAAAGACCACCGGGACCCGGTACTTCCCATTCCTGTCCACCAGGTTCCTGAAACACTGCTTGGCGGCAGGAATCGGTGTCCGACCACGGGCTAGAACCCCGTCAATGTCAAACAACAACCCAAACGAGGTTTGGTTCTGTTAAGGTACGAAAAGCGACCTCTGTGAAAATGGATGACAAGGATTCCCTATATATGCATAGCAGATGGTTAAACACATGGATCTGTGTTCAAAGTCTTTTCCAGATAAGTCACCCATGGAGTAAAGGGTCCACATTCTACCCAAGGGACACTAAACCACATTATGtaactaaaaatgaaaaaaggtaAAAATGAATTCTCTCTTATAGGCGACTTCAACGTTAGAGTTCTGATGTCTTATGCGTACGGAATGATACAAAGCGTATAAAAAGATTCGCTAATAAATCAAGATACACTTTGTCTTAAAACACGGGCAGGATCGCGGACAACATTGGGGACCGTTACATTAAACAGAACCCTTCAATCTAACCAATTCAATCTTTTCTAAATACTTGAAACAGAGGGTCACGGAGGTAAGCCGCAAACAACTAGTCGCACTAATCTGACTTGTTTGAAACGGCGACGTTTAGGACATGCCGACATAATACTGTTAACGGACACTAGGCATAAGTGTATAACTTGTTCATAAATGACACAACTTCTCAGTCTTGCGATGGCGGAAGGACATCAAATAAACGCTTCCATAAACACACATTTAACTGGACAATAAAACGGTCTTGCAAATGACAAGTTGCTTTGTGACACACTGACAACTAATCATTTCATTGTTTCAAAGACTTGCATAACTAACGCAGAGCTGAACAATTTATCTGAGCAGGAAAAGTTTTTATATTAATCATTTAACACTAATACTCTCGAATAGTGCCGAATGTGTAAAAATGAAAGACGTAATGACTTACGTTGATATAGCGGCGATGAGTTCCCAAAGGCATACATCTCCAAGGAAACAAGGATCCGCCGGATTTCACAGCTTGAAAACCTAACTTTAAAGCATTTAACTTACAAAACAATTCAGCCATTTCCCCCAGCGACAAATGAAGACAACTGTCTCCtagcaaaaatatataattgcgTAACGCTACTACCTAACAGACTTAATAAACACCTTAACTTCAGCGAGATTACAAAGGAAAGACGGGTCTTCTTGAGCTCCTAAAATGACTCAATGACAATCGTATAAtcagtattattttttttacaacccATACCGAATCCGACTGTCAATAAGGTAACTTCAACTGTACCATATTTGCGCCTGCGTGTGTCATGCTAGACTGGTTCTGACCCTGGATCTGTATAACTACGCCGTGAAATTTACTACCTGTACGCAATCTGACTCTAGATCAGTACATCAGCATTTCTACCCTAACAACATATCACTCATACTGATGTCGCGAGGCCGTAAAGGACCAATGAGAGCGCCAGCTTGCACAAAACTACAGCTCCCAGCATGCCCGGTGCACGTCACAAAACACACAACGGTGTACTGTTTCGTTTCTCTGACATCCATTAAGGACTTCATTTTcactttcatatatatatatctcattCGTATACATTTTTCCAAATCTGATTAGCACTAGGTAGttgtaaattttaaaaaggaaattgaCTGAACTTGCCCTACTTGAAGGTAGTGGCCAGAATCAGTTTTAACAACTGTGACCTTCTGAAACACATTGTTGAAAACAAGTAAACTTGAACAGATGCAGAGCAGAACAATATTTCACAGAttgatgttaaaatgtttttttttacctctctCTAAGCAATTTAGAAATTATGCAACAatagttaaatagcaatagttATATATAGTTGTATAGCAgagttttgtccaaagtgatttACATATATGTGCAAATAGCTCATTACAAACATACACTCTGTCAAAAAGTCAACGAGGCATCGCTACAACAATTTATAGctttaatataaaaacaaagttGAAAAATTCTATTGAAATTCAACTTACAAAAAAATCAAGTCATATCTTACATAATAAGaattcagagcagtttccaAAATATCATAAAACATTCAGCAAGGTATAAAATTGTACCTGTATCTTTTCAAACCTAATGTGTTAATCCAAAGTGACAAACTGTGCTTTATAAAAGACAGCGGGCGAGCGGCGTTGTGGTGGCACATCTCAGCAGTATCTCAGCTCGTTCTCCAAGCCGTAGATCTTGGCTTTGAGGGTCCTCAGCTCGCCCTGGACCTTCTTGGTGCGCTCATTGGTCTGTCGCACCTCATGTAGGATGGCCAAGTCCTGGTTTGGGCCCACGTTCAACATCACCTGAACAGATGGAAACTGTCTGACTGTGTGAAGCCACAGCAAGTTCCCACGCCATGAGACAGATGCATGTGGGCTTATGTACAGCCAGTTCAAAGCTGCTTACCAATTCAGCTCTTTTAAAAATTCATTTGTCTATGTTTTAACAGTAAGtttatttctgaaatatttCTGTAATGAtggttaaagaaaaaaaaagctgacTGCATTAGAAAGCTAAGTGGGAAGAAACTGGGGGGGAAAAACTACAAACCAATCTTAAATTCCCTCTTAACCACTGAACAGTTAATTAGTAATGTTGATTAATAAACCAATCAATGGAAGGAAAGAGGAACACCAGCCAAAAGGCTCTGGACTCACCCTGAAGAGCTGCTTCTCCACGTCCTTCAGCTTCTGCCGCAACTGCTTGATGTCTGTCCTGAAGCCTTCTACCTCCATGGCCCTCCGCTTCTCCAGAGCCTCGTAACGCTGCGTCATCATCTGCAGCCGCTTGGCCATCTTGTCAGAGCGTTCCTGGAGAAGGGACATGGTTATGACGGCCGGAGgatagtgatggacaaaatgatgctTTGTGAACCATTAGACAGTTTGGGGCCTAATTTGAGCGCTTGTTTTGAACAGAAAGCATCATCTATTTGGGTTAAAAACACAGCGAATGGTTAATGGAACGTCATTTTAGTCCTCACTCCCGGGGGAGGTAAAGAGGTGAGATCAGAAGGTGGCAGGAATCTGTGCAGACTTTCAGAGTCCCCCTCTGCTCCTAACCCCTCACCTTAAAGATTTCCCTGCCAACGTCGCCCTCCTCCCGAATTTGTGCCAGCTCCGCCTCCAGGCCCACGCACTGCTCCCTGTACATGGTAGCCAACCGATGTGTCTGCTTCAGTTCCTCCTGGAGTGCCTGGGGACATATGTCCAGCTTTGCCATCACTTTATCTTCTTACAGGGGGATTTCTTTTAATATTCACCCTTATCCGGAAAACTGAATCGCTTAGTCTTGAACCGGGCAGCATACCCTAATTTCCTCCTTCTGCGTCTGATGTGACTGCAGTTCAGGAGTTGGTGTGGAGAGGACGGGGGCGCTGTAGCCCAGGGTCTGGCTGCCGCGGTGCTCCCTTAGCTTCTCCTGGAAGGAGTCTAGCTGCCGCAGAAGCCGGTCCTTCTCTGTCATCCAGCCCTTCTCGCGTGAACGGGTCTCAAACTTGAGCTGCAGGAAGTCCCTGGTGCTCTCGTACAGAAGGCTCTGGGTGCGCTGCAGCCTGAGAATGACGGCAAGCAGAAAGTGGACATATTTCTACTGTTTACTAACATCAGGAAGGCAAGTAAGAGGATGAAGGGTATGA from Brienomyrus brachyistius isolate T26 chromosome 3, BBRACH_0.4, whole genome shotgun sequence encodes the following:
- the LOC125738940 gene encoding ras-related protein Rab-19; this translates as MQLYRWVENWRRKSYLPGQFAGSGQDDSFDFLFKIILIGDSNVGKTCVVQNFKSGIFTEKQQNTIGVDFTVRTLEIEGKKIKMQVWDTAGQERFRTITQSYYRSAHGALITYDLTRRATFESVPQWIHEVEQYGAASVLLVLIGNKSDLESQRQVLFEDACTLAEERGMLAALETSAKESHNIEEAFLLMARELMARNGMMVQQQSPQQQSHILLRANSRPIEGPSPAERKACNC
- the hdhd5 gene encoding haloacid dehalogenase-like hydrolase domain-containing 5 produces the protein MAELFCKLNALKLGFQAVKSGGSLFPWRCMPLGTHRRYINNQTSFGLLFDIDGVLARGRTPIPAAKQCFRNLVDRNGKYRVPVVFVTNAGNCMRQAKAEQLSHMLEVEVSPDQVILSHSPLRIFNKYHSMHVLVSGQGPIVEVAQNMGFQNVVTVDMLREAYPLLDMVDHNRRPKGAIPPSKDLPPIEAVILFGEPIRWETNLQLIVDVLLTHGKPGNTVGSLQYPHIPILACNMDLLWMAEARNPRFGHGMFLVCLENIYKKITGCELKYEALIGKPSLVTYNYAELLIRQEAEKLGWTEPVERLYAIGDNPMADIYGANLYNRFLQESREAQTKAKVKGSVVGGAKLGGSQGGQHLPESCRSILVCTGVYSREQQDLPPDPLQAVTERVFHGHRDFRFDPSLADPSFVVQDVQEAVELIFKQEGCQLE